A region of Vibrio chagasii DNA encodes the following proteins:
- a CDS encoding prepilin-type N-terminal cleavage/methylation domain-containing protein yields the protein MKSNLKGFTLIELVVVIVIIGVLAVVAAPRFLNMQHDARASVMEGLGASVHTAADLAFEKAAVEGMEGQESYLIPEYGRVKFGYPAVEKGGMENFLAIDSGFHDLTKEWTWAAHNNGPVSDPDLWLITRSEYLSDVPPNDFNTAIENTQCYVKYTAAMEANDDYQVEVFTDGC from the coding sequence ATGAAATCGAACCTGAAAGGTTTTACTCTTATCGAGTTGGTTGTTGTTATCGTCATTATTGGTGTTTTAGCGGTTGTCGCGGCGCCTAGGTTTTTAAACATGCAACATGATGCTAGAGCTTCAGTTATGGAAGGGTTAGGAGCATCAGTTCACACCGCCGCTGATTTAGCATTCGAAAAAGCAGCCGTTGAGGGAATGGAAGGCCAAGAGTCTTATTTAATACCAGAGTATGGGCGAGTGAAGTTTGGTTACCCCGCGGTTGAAAAAGGCGGTATGGAAAACTTTTTAGCGATTGATTCTGGGTTTCATGACTTAACTAAAGAGTGGACATGGGCTGCGCACAATAATGGGCCAGTGAGTGACCCTGACCTATGGCTGATTACCCGATCGGAATATTTGTCGGATGTTCCTCCTAATGACTTTAATACCGCTATTGAGAATACGCAGTGCTACGTGAAATATACGGCTGCGATGGAAGCGAACGATGACTATCAGGTTGAAGTGTTTACCGACGGTTGTTAA
- the sodB gene encoding superoxide dismutase [Fe] — MAFELPALPYAKDALEPHISAETLDFHHGKHHNTYVVKLNGLIPGTEFEGKTLEEIIKTSTGGVFNNAAQIWNHTFYWHCLAPQAGGEPTGAVAEAINAAFGSFEEFKAKFTDSAINNFGSSWTWLVKKADGSLDIVNTSNAATPLTEEGVTPLLTVDLWEHAYYIDFRNVRPDYMAAFWNLVNWSFVEENLAK; from the coding sequence ATGGCATTTGAACTACCAGCTCTTCCTTACGCGAAAGACGCGCTAGAACCACACATCTCAGCAGAAACGCTAGATTTCCACCACGGTAAGCACCACAACACTTACGTTGTTAAGCTAAACGGTCTTATCCCAGGTACTGAGTTTGAAGGCAAAACACTAGAAGAGATCATCAAGACTTCTACTGGTGGTGTTTTCAATAACGCTGCTCAAATCTGGAACCACACGTTCTACTGGCACTGTCTAGCTCCTCAAGCAGGCGGCGAACCAACTGGCGCTGTTGCAGAAGCTATCAACGCTGCATTCGGTTCTTTCGAAGAATTCAAAGCAAAATTCACTGATTCAGCAATCAACAACTTCGGTTCTTCTTGGACTTGGTTAGTTAAGAAAGCTGACGGTTCTCTAGACATCGTTAACACTTCTAACGCTGCTACTCCTCTAACAGAAGAAGGTGTTACTCCACTTCTAACTGTTGACCTATGGGAACACGCTTACTACATCGATTTCCGTAATGTTCGTCCTGACTACATGGCTGCATTCTGGAACCTAGTAAACTGGTCTTTCGTAGAAGAGAACCTAGCTAAGTAA
- the adhE gene encoding bifunctional acetaldehyde-CoA/alcohol dehydrogenase, translated as MPVTNLAELDALVARVKAAQEEFATFSQEKVDAIFRAASLAANHARIPLAQQAVAESGMGIVEDKVIKNHFASEFIYNKYKDEKTCGVLEEDDNLGTMTIAEPVGIICGIVPTTNPTSTAIFKSLISLKTRNGIIFSPHPRAKNSTNDAAKLVLDAAVAAGAPKDIIGWIDQPSVELSNALMKHDGIALILATGGPGMVKAAYSSGKPAIGVGAGNVPVVIDETADIKRAVASILMSKTFDNGVVCASEQAAIVVSDVYEEVKERFASHKAHVLSKADADKVRKVLLIDGNLNAKIVGQPAPAIAEMAGVKVPADTKVLVGEGLGKVSYDDEFAHEKLSPTLGLFRADDFEDAVAQAVTMVEIGGIGHTSGLYTNQDTNADRIRYFGDKMKTARILINIPTTHGGIGDLYNFNVAPSLTLGCGSWGGNSISENVGPKHLINKKTVAKRAENMLWHKLPKSIYFRRGSLPIAMSDLEGKKRAFLVTDRFLFNNGYADDVVSLLKAQGIEVQTFFDVEADPTLSVVEKGAEAMKSFQPDVILALGGGSPMDAAKIMWVMYEHPETHFEELAMRFMDIRKRIYKFPKMGKKAELVCITTTSGTGSEVTPFAVVTDDKTGAKYPLADYEITPNMAIVDANLVMNMPKSLTAFGGYDAVTHALEAYVSVLANEYSDGQALQALKMLKEYLPSSYANGANDPIAREKVHNAATIAGVAFANAFLGVCHSMAHKIGAEFHLPHGLANALLISNVVRYNANDNPTKQTAFSQYDRPQARRRYAEVADHLGLSQEGDRTAQKIERLLAWLEELKLNLDIPTSIQAAGVSEADFIAKLEELAVEAFDDQCTGANPRYPLITELKEVLLASYYGKAFVEGETFEGTTVILKKADQKPAEAKAAPKAKKEKANA; from the coding sequence ATGCCTGTAACTAACTTAGCGGAACTTGATGCTCTAGTAGCTCGCGTTAAAGCAGCACAAGAAGAGTTTGCAACATTCTCTCAAGAGAAAGTTGATGCTATCTTCCGCGCAGCTTCTCTTGCAGCGAACCACGCTCGTATCCCACTAGCCCAACAAGCAGTCGCTGAATCTGGAATGGGTATTGTTGAAGATAAAGTTATCAAGAACCACTTTGCTTCTGAATTTATCTACAACAAATACAAAGACGAAAAAACATGTGGCGTCCTAGAAGAAGATGACAACCTAGGCACAATGACTATCGCTGAGCCTGTAGGTATCATCTGTGGTATCGTTCCAACAACGAACCCAACTTCTACAGCAATCTTCAAATCTCTAATTTCTCTTAAAACACGTAACGGCATCATCTTCTCGCCACACCCACGTGCAAAGAACTCTACTAACGACGCAGCTAAACTGGTTCTAGACGCAGCGGTAGCAGCGGGTGCTCCAAAAGACATCATCGGTTGGATCGACCAGCCATCTGTAGAGCTTTCTAACGCGCTTATGAAGCACGACGGTATCGCACTTATCCTCGCAACTGGTGGTCCAGGCATGGTTAAAGCAGCATACTCTTCTGGTAAGCCTGCAATCGGTGTTGGTGCTGGTAACGTGCCTGTAGTTATCGATGAAACAGCTGACATCAAACGCGCTGTAGCATCTATCCTAATGTCTAAAACATTCGATAACGGCGTTGTATGTGCTTCTGAGCAAGCTGCAATCGTTGTTAGCGATGTATATGAAGAAGTTAAAGAGCGTTTCGCTTCTCACAAAGCTCACGTTCTATCTAAAGCTGACGCTGACAAAGTACGTAAAGTACTTCTTATCGACGGTAATCTAAACGCTAAAATCGTAGGTCAACCTGCTCCAGCAATCGCTGAAATGGCTGGTGTTAAAGTTCCTGCTGATACAAAAGTACTGGTAGGTGAAGGTCTTGGTAAAGTTTCTTACGATGACGAGTTCGCTCATGAGAAACTGTCTCCAACTCTAGGTCTATTCCGTGCAGACGACTTCGAAGACGCTGTTGCTCAAGCGGTAACTATGGTTGAAATCGGTGGTATCGGTCATACATCTGGTCTTTACACTAACCAAGATACAAACGCAGACCGCATCCGTTACTTCGGTGACAAGATGAAGACTGCTCGTATCCTAATTAACATCCCGACTACTCACGGTGGTATCGGTGACCTGTACAACTTCAACGTTGCACCTTCTCTAACTCTAGGTTGTGGTTCATGGGGTGGTAACTCTATCTCTGAGAACGTAGGTCCTAAGCACCTTATCAACAAGAAAACTGTAGCGAAGCGAGCTGAAAACATGTTGTGGCACAAACTACCTAAGTCTATCTACTTCCGTCGTGGTAGCCTTCCAATCGCAATGAGCGACCTAGAAGGTAAGAAACGCGCATTCCTAGTAACTGACCGTTTTCTATTCAACAACGGTTACGCTGATGACGTAGTTAGCCTGCTTAAAGCACAAGGCATTGAAGTTCAAACTTTCTTCGACGTAGAAGCGGATCCAACACTATCTGTTGTTGAGAAAGGCGCTGAAGCAATGAAGAGCTTCCAACCTGACGTAATCCTAGCTCTAGGTGGTGGTTCACCAATGGATGCTGCGAAGATCATGTGGGTTATGTACGAGCACCCAGAAACTCACTTCGAAGAACTAGCAATGCGCTTTATGGATATCCGTAAACGTATCTACAAGTTCCCTAAAATGGGTAAGAAAGCTGAGCTTGTATGTATCACTACAACTTCAGGTACGGGTTCAGAAGTTACTCCATTCGCGGTTGTTACTGACGACAAGACTGGTGCTAAGTACCCACTAGCTGACTACGAAATCACGCCAAACATGGCTATCGTTGATGCTAACCTAGTAATGAACATGCCTAAGTCTCTAACAGCATTTGGTGGTTACGATGCAGTAACTCACGCTCTAGAAGCTTACGTATCTGTTCTTGCTAACGAATACTCTGATGGTCAAGCTCTACAAGCACTTAAGATGCTTAAAGAGTACCTACCATCAAGCTACGCGAACGGTGCAAACGACCCAATCGCTCGTGAGAAAGTACACAACGCAGCAACTATCGCTGGTGTAGCATTCGCGAACGCATTCCTAGGTGTTTGTCACTCTATGGCGCACAAGATTGGTGCTGAGTTCCACCTACCACACGGTCTGGCGAACGCACTACTAATCTCTAACGTTGTACGTTACAACGCGAACGATAACCCAACTAAGCAAACTGCGTTCTCTCAATACGACCGCCCACAAGCACGTCGTCGTTACGCTGAAGTAGCTGACCACCTAGGCCTAAGCCAAGAAGGTGACCGTACTGCTCAGAAGATTGAACGTCTACTAGCATGGCTAGAAGAGTTGAAACTGAACCTAGATATCCCAACGTCTATCCAGGCGGCAGGTGTATCTGAAGCAGACTTCATCGCTAAGCTAGAAGAGCTAGCTGTAGAAGCGTTCGATGACCAGTGTACAGGTGCTAACCCACGTTACCCACTAATCACTGAGCTGAAAGAAGTACTACTAGCGTCTTACTACGGTAAAGCATTTGTTGAAGGTGAAACTTTCGAAGGTACTACAGTTATCCTTAAGAAAGCTGACCAAAAACCAGCTGAAGCGAAAGCAGCGCCAAAAGCTAAAAAAGAAAAAGCTAACGCATAA
- a CDS encoding Grx4 family monothiol glutaredoxin encodes METIDKIKQQIEENTILLYMKGSPKLPSCGFSSQASQALMACGEKFAYVDILQNPDIRAELPAYAQWPTFPQLWVEGELIGGCDIILEMFQKGELQPIIKEAAAKVAGDDAE; translated from the coding sequence ATGGAAACTATCGATAAAATCAAACAGCAAATTGAAGAAAACACTATTCTACTGTACATGAAAGGTTCTCCTAAGCTACCTAGCTGTGGTTTCTCTTCTCAAGCGTCTCAAGCTCTAATGGCATGTGGCGAAAAATTTGCTTACGTAGATATTCTACAAAACCCTGATATCCGTGCAGAGCTACCAGCTTACGCACAATGGCCAACTTTCCCACAGCTTTGGGTTGAAGGTGAGCTAATCGGTGGTTGTGACATCATTCTTGAGATGTTCCAAAAAGGCGAACTTCAGCCAATCATCAAAGAAGCAGCAGCGAAAGTTGCTGGCGATGACGCTGAGTAA
- a CDS encoding YchE family NAAT transporter, whose amino-acid sequence MQGLELAIFMQFFLGLVAAVNPIGIMPVFVSLTAHMPPEERNRTAFQANIAVAVILIVSLVAGQLLLDMFSISLDSFRVAGGLLLLSIAFSMMSGKLGEDKQNKQEKSEYISKEQIGVVPLAMPLMAGPGAISSTIVYGSRYPAAIDTIGIGISIIAFATCSWLLFRSAPVIVRFLGQTGINVITRIMGLILGALGIEFIANGLRNLFPGLA is encoded by the coding sequence ATGCAAGGTTTAGAACTCGCAATCTTTATGCAATTCTTCCTTGGGCTTGTTGCAGCCGTAAACCCAATCGGCATCATGCCTGTGTTTGTTTCTCTTACTGCCCACATGCCGCCAGAAGAGAGAAACAGGACAGCCTTTCAGGCCAATATTGCCGTTGCTGTTATCTTGATTGTGTCGCTAGTGGCGGGGCAGTTGCTCCTCGACATGTTTAGCATTTCATTAGACTCATTCCGTGTTGCGGGTGGACTGCTGTTACTGAGCATCGCGTTTTCGATGATGAGCGGTAAGTTAGGTGAAGATAAGCAGAATAAGCAGGAAAAATCTGAGTACATCAGTAAAGAACAAATAGGTGTTGTTCCGTTAGCTATGCCTTTAATGGCGGGTCCAGGTGCAATCAGTTCTACCATTGTCTATGGATCGCGTTACCCAGCGGCAATCGATACTATCGGTATTGGTATCAGCATTATTGCATTCGCAACTTGCTCTTGGCTTCTGTTCCGTTCAGCGCCTGTTATCGTGCGCTTTTTAGGTCAAACTGGGATTAACGTTATCACCCGTATCATGGGCTTGATTCTTGGTGCACTTGGCATCGAGTTCATTGCGAATGGCTTGCGTAACCTATTCCCAGGATTAGCATAA
- a CDS encoding ion transporter, which yields MSRKPLKHHLYVIIFGTHTPAGRAFDISLIIAILASLLVLILESIPNVMTEWSQELRYIEYTFTALFTIEYLLRLYCSPKPKSYATSFYGIVDLLAILPTYLAIFFPGASFMGVVRLLRVMRIFRILKLVRYLQDSNILLRSLLMARRKILIFFSTVGILVVIFGALIFVIEGPENGFTSIPHSIYWAIVTITTVGYGDMVPQTAIGKAIASLTMLLGYSILAVPTGIITAELSSEMNSHKELVKCPNCNRSGHDPDAIYCKHCASELADPDKRVVSDKAE from the coding sequence ATGTCACGCAAGCCACTCAAGCATCATTTGTACGTTATCATTTTTGGTACCCATACACCTGCCGGACGTGCGTTTGATATATCACTGATCATTGCAATCTTGGCTTCGCTTCTGGTTCTTATTCTAGAGTCCATTCCAAATGTAATGACAGAGTGGTCTCAAGAACTTCGTTACATCGAGTACACTTTCACCGCTCTATTCACTATCGAATATCTATTAAGGCTCTATTGTTCTCCAAAACCGAAATCTTACGCCACCAGCTTTTATGGCATTGTTGATCTGTTAGCGATTCTACCTACTTACCTAGCGATCTTCTTCCCAGGAGCTTCGTTTATGGGCGTTGTGAGATTGCTGCGTGTCATGCGTATCTTCCGAATTCTGAAGTTGGTTCGCTATCTACAAGATTCAAATATCCTGTTGCGTTCGCTATTGATGGCAAGACGAAAGATTCTGATCTTCTTTAGTACAGTCGGCATCTTAGTCGTTATCTTTGGCGCTTTGATATTTGTTATTGAAGGGCCAGAAAACGGATTCACCAGTATTCCCCACAGTATCTACTGGGCAATCGTCACCATCACCACCGTTGGCTACGGGGATATGGTGCCGCAAACAGCGATTGGTAAGGCTATCGCATCTCTCACAATGTTACTGGGTTACTCTATCCTTGCAGTACCTACCGGGATAATTACCGCCGAGCTAAGTAGTGAAATGAACTCTCACAAGGAGTTAGTCAAATGTCCGAACTGCAACCGTTCAGGACACGACCCTGACGCCATCTACTGTAAGCACTGTGCCAGTGAATTAGCCGACCCTGACAAACGTGTCGTCTCCGACAAGGCAGAATAG
- the nhaC gene encoding Na+/H+ antiporter NhaC, producing MKQSKTRLPNLMQVFIALGLFLSLAFSFTAKLDLPIQLALYIGWFIIMVLGIRLGHQYKDLEKAALKGISNGLGAVLILLAVGALVGTWISGGIVPTIIYYGLKAIHPSIFLLATMIICSLTALATGTSWGAAGTAGIAMMGIGQGLGVPAPITAGAVLSGCYFGDKMSPLSDSVILASSMSNVEVVEHIKGMLPVALISYVITGIMFTAFGFHYAGNVDMSQVESVIKAMEVQFYITPYSFVPVLIVLGLLAFRMPSFPVISFGSLLGIIWAVMIQEIDFLTAFNTAWAPFSISSGVDFIDSILNRGGMSSMLGSVAVIVFGLGFGGLLDKVGVLETIAKVFERRVNSAGSLATSTIGTAFMGNVFGSAMYVSLILTPKICAKNYDRLGYKRKNLSRNAEFGGTLTSGMVPWSDNGIYMASILGVATLSYAPFMWLSFICIIVTIVTSYMGWFVDKCEPTVPAVETEEAAELTKQQA from the coding sequence ATGAAGCAGAGTAAAACTCGCCTACCGAACCTGATGCAGGTATTCATCGCGTTAGGACTATTTCTATCCCTTGCTTTTTCCTTTACAGCAAAGCTTGACCTTCCAATCCAACTCGCCTTGTACATTGGTTGGTTCATTATCATGGTGCTTGGTATTCGTCTTGGACACCAATACAAAGACTTAGAAAAAGCAGCACTAAAAGGAATATCTAACGGTTTAGGCGCAGTTTTAATACTTTTAGCCGTTGGCGCTCTTGTTGGTACTTGGATCTCTGGCGGGATCGTACCGACCATCATTTACTATGGTCTAAAAGCTATCCATCCTTCTATCTTCCTTTTGGCGACCATGATCATCTGTTCTCTAACAGCGTTGGCTACTGGTACTTCTTGGGGTGCTGCTGGTACAGCGGGTATTGCGATGATGGGTATTGGCCAAGGCCTAGGTGTTCCTGCGCCAATTACGGCAGGTGCAGTACTTTCAGGTTGTTACTTTGGTGACAAAATGTCTCCACTTTCTGATTCAGTAATTTTGGCTTCTTCTATGTCTAACGTAGAAGTGGTTGAACACATCAAAGGCATGCTGCCTGTAGCATTAATCAGCTACGTTATTACTGGCATCATGTTTACCGCGTTTGGCTTCCACTACGCCGGTAACGTTGACATGAGCCAAGTAGAATCTGTTATCAAAGCGATGGAAGTTCAGTTCTACATCACGCCATATTCATTTGTTCCAGTACTGATCGTATTAGGTCTACTGGCTTTCCGTATGCCTTCATTCCCGGTAATCAGCTTTGGTTCTCTGTTAGGTATTATCTGGGCAGTTATGATTCAAGAGATCGACTTCCTAACAGCATTCAACACAGCATGGGCACCATTCTCTATCTCCTCTGGCGTGGACTTCATTGACTCAATCCTAAACCGCGGTGGTATGTCTTCAATGCTGGGTTCGGTTGCGGTTATCGTATTTGGTTTAGGCTTTGGTGGCTTGCTAGATAAAGTCGGCGTGCTAGAGACAATTGCGAAGGTATTCGAACGCCGCGTAAACAGCGCAGGTTCGCTAGCAACAAGCACAATCGGTACGGCTTTCATGGGTAACGTATTTGGCTCTGCAATGTACGTATCACTGATCCTTACACCAAAAATCTGTGCTAAGAACTACGACCGTCTAGGTTACAAGCGTAAGAACTTATCTCGTAACGCTGAGTTCGGTGGTACGTTGACATCAGGTATGGTGCCTTGGAGTGACAACGGTATCTACATGGCGAGCATCCTAGGCGTTGCAACGCTGTCGTACGCACCATTCATGTGGCTAAGCTTCATCTGTATCATCGTGACTATCGTAACCTCTTACATGGGTTGGTTCGTTGATAAATGTGAACCAACAGTACCAGCCGTTGAAACGGAAGAAGCGGCAGAGCTGACTAAGCAACAAGCCTAG
- the asd gene encoding aspartate-semialdehyde dehydrogenase — protein MRVGLVGWRGMVGSVLMQRMVEEKDFDLIEPVYYSTSQIGIPAPVLGGKDAGLLQDAFDIDSLKQLDAVITCQGGDYTSKVYPALRQAGWKGYWIDAASTLRMDADSIITLDPVNLAQIQQGIHSGTNTFVGGNCTVSLMLMALGGLYEKGMVEWMSAMTYQAASGAGAKNMRELISQMGVINDSVSSELANPASSILDIDKKVADTIRSSSFPTDQFGAPLAGSLIPWIDVKRENGQSKEEWKAGVEANKILGLDGQPIPIDGTCVRIGAMRCHAQALTIKLKQDVPMDEIEEIIATHNDWVKVIPNDRDITAQELTPAKVTGTMSVPVGRLRKMSMGNDFLNAFTVGDQLLWGAAEPLRRTLRIILAEKA, from the coding sequence ATGAGAGTAGGTCTAGTTGGTTGGCGCGGTATGGTCGGTTCTGTACTGATGCAACGTATGGTCGAAGAGAAAGACTTCGACCTGATTGAGCCTGTTTATTACAGTACATCTCAGATTGGCATTCCTGCCCCTGTTCTAGGTGGTAAAGATGCGGGTCTACTTCAAGACGCTTTTGATATTGATAGCTTAAAGCAGCTTGATGCGGTTATTACTTGTCAAGGTGGCGATTACACATCAAAAGTTTACCCAGCGCTACGTCAAGCGGGCTGGAAAGGTTACTGGATTGATGCCGCTTCTACTCTACGTATGGATGCTGATTCAATCATCACTCTTGATCCTGTTAACTTGGCTCAAATCCAGCAAGGCATTCATAGCGGTACTAATACTTTTGTTGGTGGTAACTGTACTGTGAGCTTAATGCTTATGGCACTGGGCGGCCTATATGAGAAGGGCATGGTTGAATGGATGAGTGCCATGACTTACCAGGCGGCTTCTGGCGCGGGTGCTAAGAACATGCGTGAGCTTATCTCGCAAATGGGTGTGATTAACGATAGCGTGAGCTCTGAGTTAGCAAATCCTGCAAGTTCGATTCTTGATATTGATAAGAAAGTTGCTGATACCATTCGTTCATCGTCATTCCCAACAGATCAGTTTGGCGCTCCGCTGGCGGGCTCATTGATTCCTTGGATCGATGTGAAGCGTGAAAATGGTCAGAGTAAAGAAGAGTGGAAAGCGGGCGTTGAAGCGAACAAGATTCTTGGCCTAGATGGTCAGCCTATTCCAATTGATGGTACTTGTGTACGTATCGGCGCAATGCGTTGTCACGCTCAAGCACTAACGATCAAGCTTAAGCAAGACGTTCCAATGGATGAGATTGAAGAGATCATCGCAACTCACAACGATTGGGTTAAAGTGATTCCTAACGATCGTGACATTACGGCGCAAGAACTGACTCCAGCTAAAGTAACAGGCACTATGTCTGTGCCAGTAGGCCGTCTACGTAAGATGTCTATGGGTAACGACTTCCTAAATGCCTTCACGGTTGGTGACCAACTGCTTTGGGGTGCTGCAGAACCACTACGTCGTACTCTACGTATTATCTTAGCTGAGAAAGCGTAA
- a CDS encoding chemotaxis protein, with product MLRVSSRSWMVLVLSIVLSGCSLLEVKLDSQTTPLTQQELNARLMTREYAKLFFTQVEDSADLIAQSYPADDTLHQSYVLLWKIHAEQGLQQAAYQTSPMSALIDTWVFTAQMNQFYAEGEGANLFTTDHAANTARSLNQEAEKLAKGVLSSSDFKKSKAFVAEFVASNPFNDLTFRSTPAYREWLTYLGKDESQIVQSLGTMPEAMSDASDRLSLMADQTPKLMSWKAELVAMNSSLTGEDLSMTLESLRQTSASMQDFIENNPEYMQTLASIMSAEMQPLLNDLSDKTDQKLAMLSDERVALEKMVTREREALVQMIEKERIEIAGIVTSERELFTQDLDRVSQEVVVLAIDKLMELIKGVIIYFILFILVVFFAPLGIGYWLGKRTANK from the coding sequence ATGTTACGAGTTTCGAGTCGAAGTTGGATGGTGTTGGTGCTTAGTATTGTGCTAAGTGGTTGTTCTCTATTGGAAGTTAAGTTAGATAGTCAAACGACGCCTCTCACTCAACAAGAGCTGAATGCTCGGCTCATGACGCGTGAATACGCAAAGCTGTTTTTTACACAAGTTGAAGACTCGGCTGATTTAATCGCGCAATCTTATCCTGCTGATGACACCTTACATCAATCTTACGTTTTGCTTTGGAAGATCCATGCTGAGCAGGGCTTACAGCAAGCGGCTTACCAAACCTCTCCGATGTCTGCACTCATTGATACTTGGGTGTTTACTGCGCAAATGAATCAATTCTATGCCGAAGGTGAAGGAGCGAATCTGTTCACGACGGATCATGCGGCTAACACTGCACGTTCTCTCAACCAAGAAGCAGAGAAGCTAGCAAAGGGCGTTTTGAGCTCGAGTGACTTTAAGAAGAGCAAAGCATTCGTTGCTGAGTTTGTTGCGAGCAACCCATTTAACGACCTAACTTTCAGAAGCACGCCTGCTTATCGAGAATGGTTAACTTACCTTGGAAAAGATGAATCACAGATTGTTCAGAGTCTAGGTACCATGCCAGAAGCGATGAGCGATGCATCCGATCGTTTAAGCCTGATGGCGGATCAAACGCCAAAGCTGATGTCTTGGAAAGCAGAGTTAGTGGCGATGAATAGCTCGCTGACGGGGGAAGATTTATCTATGACATTAGAAAGCCTTCGCCAAACGTCAGCAAGCATGCAGGACTTTATTGAGAACAATCCTGAATACATGCAAACACTGGCTTCTATTATGTCGGCAGAAATGCAGCCGCTGCTTAATGATCTTAGCGACAAAACAGACCAAAAACTGGCTATGCTGAGTGATGAGCGTGTGGCGTTAGAAAAGATGGTCACGCGTGAGAGAGAAGCGTTAGTTCAGATGATCGAGAAAGAGCGTATCGAGATCGCGGGTATCGTGACATCAGAAAGAGAGTTGTTCACTCAAGATTTAGATCGCGTTTCGCAAGAAGTGGTTGTACTCGCGATTGATAAGCTGATGGAGCTAATCAAGGGTGTGATTATCTACTTTATTCTGTTTATCTTGGTGGTGTTCTTCGCACCATTAGGTATCGGTTATTGGCTGGGTAAACGAACCGCAAATAAATAA
- a CDS encoding SDR family oxidoreductase, with translation MEIKSSIILVTSAGSRLGGTIANHFVNLGATVILCDNDTEALQAAYLQCARFSDSVYHYPLESNDSQAILNVFDFIQTTFNTTPDVLVNNWVSSPMPSLIGDQPVGGFINDLSNMASTLFAFGQISAERLRAEDKEGVIVNVISHDDFHDVSGLESANSMITGFTHSWAKELTPFNIRVGGVVPAIHNADGKLNRCHWAQLQDELTRTAEYIISNDYFSGRVVAAEV, from the coding sequence ATGGAAATAAAAAGCTCAATCATATTGGTAACATCTGCTGGCTCGCGCCTAGGAGGGACGATAGCGAACCACTTTGTAAACCTTGGGGCCACCGTCATTCTCTGCGATAACGACACGGAAGCCCTTCAAGCAGCCTATTTACAATGCGCCCGATTCTCTGATTCTGTTTACCATTACCCGCTTGAGAGCAATGACAGCCAAGCTATTCTGAACGTGTTCGATTTCATCCAAACCACCTTCAATACCACACCCGACGTATTGGTGAATAATTGGGTGAGCTCTCCAATGCCTAGTCTAATCGGCGATCAGCCGGTTGGTGGCTTTATCAACGACCTATCCAATATGGCATCTACCCTCTTCGCCTTCGGTCAAATCAGTGCCGAAAGGTTACGTGCAGAAGACAAAGAAGGAGTGATCGTGAATGTCATATCGCACGATGACTTCCATGACGTGTCAGGCTTAGAGAGTGCCAACTCTATGATTACCGGTTTTACCCACAGTTGGGCCAAAGAGTTAACCCCATTTAACATCCGCGTTGGGGGGGTCGTTCCCGCTATTCACAATGCCGATGGAAAGTTAAACCGTTGCCACTGGGCCCAGCTTCAAGACGAGCTCACCAGAACGGCCGAGTACATCATATCTAACGATTACTTTAGCGGTCGCGTGGTTGCGGCGGAAGTTTAA
- a CDS encoding DsbA family protein, with product MNVKLHYVHDPMCSWCWGYKPTLELLKQQLPASIEFNYVVGGLAPDSDEPMSEEMKGKLQAIWKQIEAKLGTEFNHEFWTECQPVRSTYPACRAVIAAGFQDHYEQMLEAIQHAYYLRAMLPHSEETHKQLAEELGMNVQQFENDLAGKLLEGELEDQLSFKHAMGVHSYPTLMLEVDGIFTEVELDYHSSETTLKSIREVLLKSAPTA from the coding sequence ATGAACGTAAAACTTCATTATGTACATGACCCGATGTGCAGCTGGTGCTGGGGATACAAACCAACACTGGAGTTACTAAAACAACAATTGCCTGCGAGCATTGAGTTCAACTACGTAGTAGGTGGCTTGGCTCCGGATTCTGATGAACCAATGTCAGAAGAGATGAAAGGCAAGTTGCAAGCTATCTGGAAGCAGATCGAAGCCAAATTAGGTACAGAGTTCAATCATGAATTCTGGACTGAGTGCCAACCGGTACGAAGCACTTACCCTGCGTGTCGTGCTGTTATTGCTGCGGGTTTCCAAGACCACTACGAGCAGATGCTTGAAGCGATTCAACACGCATACTACTTGCGTGCAATGCTGCCGCACAGCGAAGAGACACATAAGCAATTGGCTGAAGAGCTAGGCATGAATGTGCAGCAATTTGAGAACGATCTTGCAGGTAAGCTACTTGAGGGTGAGCTAGAAGATCAACTGAGCTTCAAACATGCGATGGGTGTGCATTCTTACCCAACTCTAATGCTCGAAGTCGACGGTATCTTCACTGAAGTTGAGCTGGATTACCACTCATCAGAAACGACACTTAAGTCGATTAGAGAAGTTCTATTAAAGAGCGCTCCTACTGCTTAA